In Hymenobacter aquaticus, a single window of DNA contains:
- a CDS encoding septal ring lytic transglycosylase RlpA family protein — MALLFALFTALPQAARATRFEEEKPGTATASRSVVMRGRASWYGREHQGHRTSNGERFDRFKYTCAHKTLPFGTKLRVTNPNNGKSVVVRVSDRGPFRHERILDLSEVAARPLDIVRRGAVSVVAEVVPSTTPLGPTEAPENLAALTSDSVATVLAGTTLTDIVAGETEAADVVVIPAPAPSFVVQAGTFGDPRNAQSLQTKIQALDQSLTVTIAESSQNGKPLARVIVGQFADKAEAEAVKLRLKQLGVVGMVRQAENL; from the coding sequence ATGGCCCTGCTTTTTGCATTGTTCACGGCCCTCCCGCAAGCAGCCCGGGCTACGCGTTTCGAAGAAGAAAAACCAGGTACTGCTACCGCTTCCCGCTCCGTGGTGATGCGGGGCCGGGCCTCCTGGTACGGACGCGAGCATCAGGGGCACCGGACCAGCAACGGCGAACGGTTTGACCGCTTTAAATATACCTGCGCTCATAAAACCCTGCCCTTCGGCACCAAATTACGCGTTACCAACCCCAACAACGGCAAATCGGTCGTTGTGCGCGTCAGCGACCGGGGCCCGTTCCGCCACGAGCGGATTCTGGATTTGTCGGAAGTAGCGGCCCGCCCGCTCGACATCGTGCGCCGCGGCGCCGTATCGGTGGTGGCCGAAGTGGTGCCCAGCACCACGCCCCTGGGCCCGACCGAGGCGCCGGAAAACCTGGCCGCCCTCACCTCCGACTCCGTGGCCACGGTACTGGCCGGCACCACCCTGACCGACATCGTAGCCGGTGAAACCGAAGCTGCCGACGTCGTCGTGATTCCGGCCCCGGCCCCGAGCTTCGTCGTGCAGGCCGGCACCTTCGGCGACCCGCGCAACGCCCAGAGCCTGCAAACCAAGATTCAGGCCCTCGACCAGAGCCTGACCGTGACCATCGCCGAGAGCAGCCAGAATGGCAAGCCGCTCGCCCGCGTTATCGTGGGGCAGTTTGCCGACAAAGCCGAGGCCGAGGCCGTGAAGCTGCGGCTCAAGCAGCTGGGCGTAGTCGGCATGGTGCGCCAAGCCGAAAACCTGTAA
- a CDS encoding DUF3667 domain-containing protein codes for MAHSHPKLPACANCDYQFPTGQPDDFCPRCGQQNQEVSLSLGHIMEEFLEGIFHFDSKVFRTARLLLLKPGELTRQFLLGHRMPFVPPIRLYVFISFVFFFLLSLSIKPSSDRPTRELLRDANLQAVADSIRVNAPQSGVIRIDAKDKLPSAMLSGLDFSQEELLALSEDPSAARLDSALRSHKQEPTLLRRMFLRQTVRSLDTSPDELMHKWMKSLPILMFVLMPLFALLLKALYLRQRQYYLAHLIFSIHFHCFVFVLFIVNLLLAWLGSNDWFDAVLVFVPAIYFFLALRNNFGQSWLKTLSKVLLMMVAYAGVFAMSIVLSLLVSALTL; via the coding sequence ATGGCCCACTCTCATCCTAAGCTCCCGGCGTGCGCCAACTGCGACTACCAGTTCCCGACCGGGCAGCCCGATGACTTCTGCCCTCGCTGCGGGCAGCAGAACCAGGAGGTAAGCCTCTCGCTGGGTCACATCATGGAGGAGTTTCTGGAAGGCATCTTTCACTTCGACAGCAAGGTATTCCGCACCGCCCGGCTGCTGCTGCTAAAGCCCGGCGAGCTGACCAGGCAGTTTTTGCTGGGCCACCGCATGCCCTTCGTGCCGCCCATCCGGCTGTACGTGTTCATCAGCTTCGTCTTCTTCTTTCTGCTTTCCCTCAGCATCAAGCCCTCCTCCGACCGGCCCACGCGGGAGCTGCTGCGCGACGCCAACCTGCAGGCCGTCGCCGACTCCATCCGGGTGAATGCGCCTCAGTCCGGCGTTATTCGCATCGACGCCAAAGACAAGCTGCCGTCGGCGATGCTGTCGGGGCTCGACTTCAGCCAGGAGGAGCTGCTGGCCCTCAGCGAAGACCCGTCGGCCGCCCGCCTCGACTCGGCCCTGCGCAGCCACAAGCAGGAGCCGACGCTGCTGCGGCGCATGTTCCTGCGCCAGACGGTCCGCTCCCTGGACACCTCCCCCGACGAGCTGATGCACAAGTGGATGAAGAGCCTGCCCATCCTGATGTTCGTGCTCATGCCCCTGTTTGCCCTGCTGCTCAAGGCCCTGTATCTGCGGCAGCGGCAGTACTACCTGGCCCACCTCATCTTCTCGATTCACTTCCACTGCTTCGTGTTCGTGCTCTTCATCGTGAACCTGCTGCTGGCCTGGCTCGGCAGCAACGACTGGTTCGACGCGGTGCTGGTGTTTGTCCCGGCCATCTACTTTTTTCTGGCCCTGCGCAACAACTTCGGGCAGTCGTGGCTGAAAACCCTGAGCAAAGTGCTGCTGATGATGGTGGCCTACGCGGGCGTCTTTGCCATGAGCATCGTGCTGTCGTTGCTGGTCAGTGCCCTCACGCTGTAG
- a CDS encoding M13 family metallopeptidase encodes MHNVSTLGKWLLACAVTTAGLAGCNSGNKAGGGGQPDLLQANLDTTVQPGDDFFTYANGGWLKQHPIPASESSWGIGKEVQNEVYARLRALNEEAAKAHAAAGTSQQKIGDFWASGLDSVVIDKQGIAPLKPELDRIAAIKSVADVQSVVARHKVLGVNSLIGLYVGQDAKNSDKMALHLYQAGLGLPNRDYYFNKDTRTAGIRKEYVRHVGRMLQLLGQDSVTAQRHAGQIMSLETQLASASRKLEDLRDPYANYNKRSVADLGKLTPGFDWTPWLAQMELKTDTVIVGQPEFYQKAGQLLKTVPLDQWQAYLRWHLVNAFAAQLSRPLDNEHFRFYGTILQGSKQQRARWKRVLDEEESSMGEILGQLFVKEYFAPETKDRYAKLTENVVASFREHIQALDWMSDSTKQKALVKLAKITPKVGYPDKWRDYSTLEIKRDSYLQNVMRANEWQYRYNIYKLGKPVDRTEWDMTPQTYNAYYNPSNNEIVLPAAIFAIPGLEDKNADDAIIYGYAGASTIGHELTHGFDDEGSQFDEKGNLRNWWSKKDRAAFQQRVNGIVRQFNGYTVLDSLHINGKATAGENIADLGGIVIAFDAFKKTEQYKKGEKIGGLTPTQRYFLGYALGWQNHQRNEVLAQRILTDVHSPAMYRVNGPFADVPEFYEAFQVRQGQKLWRPDSARVKIW; translated from the coding sequence ATGCACAACGTTTCTACGCTTGGCAAGTGGCTGCTGGCCTGCGCCGTGACCACCGCGGGCCTGGCCGGCTGCAACTCCGGCAACAAAGCCGGCGGCGGCGGTCAGCCCGACCTGCTGCAAGCCAACCTCGACACCACCGTTCAGCCCGGCGACGACTTCTTTACCTACGCCAACGGCGGCTGGCTGAAGCAGCACCCCATTCCGGCCTCCGAAAGCTCGTGGGGCATCGGTAAAGAGGTGCAGAACGAGGTGTACGCCCGCCTGCGCGCCCTGAACGAGGAAGCCGCCAAAGCCCACGCCGCGGCCGGCACCAGTCAGCAGAAAATCGGCGACTTCTGGGCTTCCGGCCTCGATTCGGTTGTCATCGACAAGCAGGGCATTGCCCCGCTGAAGCCCGAGCTGGACCGCATTGCCGCCATTAAGTCGGTGGCCGACGTGCAGAGCGTGGTGGCCCGCCACAAGGTATTGGGCGTCAACTCGCTCATTGGCCTGTACGTGGGGCAGGATGCCAAGAACAGCGACAAAATGGCCCTGCACCTCTACCAGGCGGGGCTGGGCCTGCCCAACCGGGACTACTACTTCAACAAGGACACCCGCACGGCCGGCATTCGGAAGGAGTACGTGCGCCACGTGGGCCGCATGTTGCAGCTGTTGGGTCAGGATTCGGTGACGGCCCAGCGCCACGCCGGCCAGATTATGAGCCTGGAAACGCAGCTGGCCAGCGCCTCGCGCAAGCTCGAAGACCTGCGCGACCCCTACGCCAACTACAACAAGCGCAGCGTGGCCGATCTGGGTAAGCTCACCCCCGGCTTCGACTGGACGCCCTGGCTGGCCCAGATGGAGCTGAAGACCGACACGGTTATCGTGGGGCAGCCCGAGTTTTACCAGAAGGCCGGGCAGTTGCTGAAGACCGTGCCGCTCGACCAGTGGCAGGCCTACCTGCGGTGGCACCTGGTGAATGCCTTTGCCGCCCAGCTCAGCCGCCCCCTCGACAACGAGCATTTCCGCTTCTACGGCACCATCTTGCAGGGCAGCAAGCAGCAGCGGGCCCGCTGGAAGCGGGTGCTGGACGAGGAAGAAAGCAGCATGGGCGAAATCCTGGGCCAGCTGTTCGTGAAGGAGTACTTCGCCCCCGAAACCAAGGACCGCTACGCCAAGCTGACCGAAAACGTGGTGGCCTCCTTCCGGGAGCATATTCAGGCCCTGGACTGGATGAGCGACTCGACCAAGCAGAAGGCCCTGGTGAAGCTGGCCAAAATCACCCCGAAGGTGGGCTACCCCGACAAGTGGCGCGACTATTCTACTCTGGAAATCAAGCGCGACTCGTACCTGCAAAACGTGATGCGCGCCAATGAGTGGCAGTACCGCTACAACATCTACAAGCTGGGCAAGCCCGTGGACCGCACCGAGTGGGACATGACGCCCCAGACCTACAACGCCTACTACAACCCCTCCAACAACGAAATCGTCTTGCCGGCCGCCATCTTCGCCATTCCCGGCCTGGAGGATAAAAACGCCGACGACGCCATCATCTACGGCTACGCCGGGGCCAGCACCATCGGCCACGAGCTCACCCACGGCTTCGACGACGAAGGCAGCCAGTTCGATGAGAAAGGCAACCTGCGCAACTGGTGGAGCAAGAAGGACCGGGCTGCCTTCCAGCAGCGCGTGAATGGCATCGTGCGCCAGTTCAACGGCTACACCGTGCTGGATTCCTTGCACATCAACGGCAAGGCCACGGCCGGCGAGAACATTGCCGACCTGGGCGGCATCGTTATTGCCTTCGACGCCTTTAAGAAAACCGAGCAGTACAAGAAGGGTGAAAAAATCGGGGGCCTCACCCCCACTCAGCGCTATTTCCTGGGCTACGCCCTGGGCTGGCAAAACCACCAGCGCAACGAAGTGCTGGCCCAGCGCATCCTCACCGACGTGCACTCCCCGGCCATGTACCGCGTGAACGGCCCCTTTGCCGACGTGCCCGAGTTCTACGAAGCCTTCCAGGTGAGACAAGGCCAGAAGCTCTGGCGCCCCGACAGTGCCCGGGTGAAAATCTGGTAG
- a CDS encoding DUF3575 domain-containing protein: MKKPLLLGFLLAATASGASAQTEKGSVMLGSSLSELSFSKSQGGDTKYFSGALAPNVGVFVADRLALGAQLGLGYQSRKITSAGFNSKSNYFEYGIAPFVRYYFSDASKHKFFGQASYGITGFTNTYSVNDGYNSNRTTTGSFGGGRASLGYSYFVVPTVALEVQPYFDWNNRGTLATSPRNSLGLSVGFQIFLPKGGAAAAE; this comes from the coding sequence ATGAAAAAACCATTGCTTCTGGGCTTTCTGCTTGCTGCTACCGCCTCGGGGGCCTCGGCCCAAACCGAGAAAGGCAGCGTAATGCTGGGCTCCAGTCTTTCCGAACTGTCCTTCTCGAAGTCGCAGGGCGGGGATACCAAGTACTTCTCGGGCGCTCTGGCCCCCAACGTGGGCGTCTTCGTTGCTGACCGTCTGGCATTAGGCGCCCAACTCGGGCTGGGGTATCAGTCGCGAAAAATTACGTCGGCCGGCTTCAACTCCAAGTCCAACTACTTTGAGTATGGCATTGCCCCATTTGTGCGGTATTACTTTTCGGATGCGTCCAAGCACAAGTTTTTTGGGCAAGCCTCCTACGGCATTACGGGCTTTACGAATACCTACAGCGTCAACGATGGATATAATTCGAATCGGACCACCACGGGTTCGTTTGGCGGCGGCCGGGCCAGCCTGGGCTACAGCTACTTCGTTGTGCCAACGGTAGCCCTGGAAGTACAGCCGTATTTCGACTGGAACAACCGGGGGACGCTGGCAACCAGCCCGCGGAACAGCCTGGGCCTGTCGGTGGGCTTCCAGATTTTCCTGCCAAAAGGCGGGGCCGCTGCCGCAGAGTAG
- a CDS encoding 3-oxoacyl-ACP synthase III family protein codes for MYIHQVAAYLPAHVITNKHFTHLNGLSHEWIIERTGIRERRKAAKGENTNTMAIDATERVLAAAPQFPATDVDLIVGATYTPHDTIYTLAHAVQRAIGVPDIPVVSISSACSSLLNAIEIVEGYFAMGKARRALVVVSEHNTAYNNEHDTVAGHLWGDGAAALLISKDRLAPTDLRMVDLITAGAGGVGKADVAVTLKPVEKGIVMPFGKDVFLNACQYMANVTRKILERNQLAVTDLDWLIPHQANLRITRNVLQALDLPEERAVSNIERLGNTGCAGAAIALADQLDQIKPGERVVITVFGGGYSYGAMLLER; via the coding sequence GTGTATATTCATCAGGTGGCGGCTTATCTGCCCGCCCACGTCATTACCAACAAGCACTTTACCCACCTGAACGGTCTGTCGCACGAGTGGATCATTGAGCGCACCGGCATCCGGGAGCGACGCAAGGCGGCCAAAGGCGAAAATACCAACACGATGGCCATCGACGCCACCGAGCGGGTGCTGGCCGCGGCCCCGCAGTTTCCCGCCACCGACGTCGACCTGATTGTGGGCGCCACCTACACGCCCCACGACACGATTTATACCCTCGCCCACGCCGTGCAGCGCGCCATCGGCGTTCCCGACATTCCGGTGGTCAGCATCTCGTCGGCCTGCTCGTCGCTGCTGAACGCCATTGAAATCGTGGAGGGCTACTTCGCCATGGGCAAGGCCCGCCGGGCGCTGGTGGTGGTGTCGGAGCACAACACGGCTTATAACAACGAGCACGACACCGTGGCCGGCCACCTCTGGGGCGACGGCGCGGCGGCCCTGCTCATCAGCAAAGACCGCCTTGCCCCCACCGACCTGCGCATGGTGGATCTGATTACGGCCGGAGCCGGCGGCGTGGGCAAGGCCGACGTGGCCGTGACGCTGAAGCCGGTGGAAAAAGGCATCGTAATGCCCTTCGGCAAAGACGTGTTCCTGAACGCCTGCCAGTACATGGCCAACGTGACGCGCAAAATCCTGGAGCGCAACCAGCTGGCCGTTACCGATCTGGATTGGCTGATTCCGCACCAGGCCAACCTGCGCATTACCCGCAACGTGCTCCAGGCTCTGGACTTACCCGAGGAGCGGGCCGTATCCAACATCGAGCGGCTGGGCAACACGGGCTGCGCCGGAGCCGCCATTGCCCTGGCCGACCAGCTCGACCAGATCAAGCCGGGCGAGCGGGTGGTTATTACCGTGTTTGGCGGCGGCTACTCCTACGGGGCCATGCTGCTGGAGCGGTAG
- a CDS encoding DUF72 domain-containing protein, with the protein MDFGRLSDLRYVDFRLPPDHPDTAAALARASAPAAATPSIYIGCPIWTNKAWLGSYFPAGIKDADYLHHYARQFNSIELNTTHYRIPDAPTVRKWRDAVPSHFRFCPKMPQSISHDRELYNADELTTTFCRSISGLDERLGHAFLQLPPTFGPEHLPRLERYLLDFPDYVPMAVELRHPAWFADVRLRDSVFAMLEALGKTLVLTDVAGRRDVLHQRLTTPVAFIRFNGHGLIASDYARATAWAERIAGWLQAGLHTVYFFIHQKDIMHSPVWAQFFLEKLHALTGLEVAPPRIIPQPVQGSLF; encoded by the coding sequence ATGGATTTTGGCCGCCTTTCCGATCTGCGCTACGTTGACTTTCGCCTCCCGCCCGACCACCCCGATACGGCGGCGGCGCTGGCCCGCGCTTCGGCCCCGGCTGCGGCCACTCCATCCATATATATAGGCTGCCCCATCTGGACGAATAAGGCCTGGCTGGGCTCCTATTTTCCGGCCGGTATCAAGGATGCGGACTACCTGCACCACTACGCCCGGCAGTTCAACAGCATCGAGCTGAATACCACGCACTACCGCATTCCGGACGCGCCCACGGTGCGCAAGTGGCGCGACGCGGTGCCCAGTCATTTCCGGTTTTGCCCCAAAATGCCCCAGAGCATCAGCCACGACCGGGAGCTGTACAACGCCGATGAGCTGACGACCACCTTCTGCCGGTCCATCAGCGGGCTGGATGAGCGGCTGGGCCACGCCTTTCTGCAGCTGCCGCCCACGTTCGGGCCCGAGCACCTGCCGCGGCTGGAGCGCTACCTGCTCGATTTTCCCGACTACGTGCCCATGGCCGTGGAGCTGCGCCACCCCGCCTGGTTTGCCGATGTCCGCCTGCGCGACTCGGTGTTTGCCATGCTCGAAGCGCTGGGCAAAACCCTGGTGCTGACCGACGTGGCCGGCCGCCGCGACGTGCTGCACCAGCGCCTGACGACGCCCGTGGCCTTTATCCGCTTCAACGGCCACGGCCTGATTGCCAGCGACTATGCCCGCGCCACGGCCTGGGCCGAGCGAATTGCCGGCTGGCTACAGGCCGGGCTGCACACCGTGTACTTCTTTATTCACCAGAAGGACATCATGCACTCCCCGGTGTGGGCGCAGTTTTTCCTGGAAAAGCTGCACGCGCTTACCGGCCTGGAAGTCGCGCCGCCGCGCATCATTCCCCAGCCGGTGCAGGGCAGCCTGTTTTAA
- a CDS encoding nuclear transport factor 2 family protein: protein MHPHEELLHRFYQSFQRRDHAAMAACYHPDATFDDAAFSLRGPDIGLMWRMLIERGKDMQLTYNHIRADDSQGQAVWDARYTFSKTRRPVHNHINARFTFRDGKILTHHDQFSFWRWSRQALGPIGWLLGWSAFLRQKVRKTAAEGLEQFKAQRGL from the coding sequence ATGCACCCGCACGAAGAGCTTCTCCACCGCTTCTACCAAAGCTTCCAGCGCCGCGACCATGCCGCCATGGCCGCTTGCTACCACCCCGACGCCACCTTCGACGACGCCGCTTTTTCCCTGCGCGGCCCCGATATCGGGCTGATGTGGCGCATGCTCATCGAGCGGGGCAAAGACATGCAGCTGACCTATAACCACATCCGGGCCGATGACAGCCAGGGCCAGGCCGTGTGGGACGCGCGCTACACCTTTTCCAAAACCCGGCGGCCGGTCCACAACCACATCAACGCCCGCTTCACCTTCCGGGACGGCAAAATCCTGACCCACCACGACCAGTTCAGCTTCTGGCGCTGGAGCCGGCAGGCGCTGGGGCCCATTGGCTGGCTGCTGGGCTGGTCGGCCTTCCTGCGGCAAAAGGTGCGCAAGACGGCCGCCGAAGGATTGGAGCAGTTCAAAGCCCAGCGCGGCCTGTAA
- a CDS encoding IPT/TIG domain-containing protein, which produces MFLLTGLAPAPGAAQNAEPDTHCLLVPLAAAERARQSGVVVEGEVLDARSFWDADHRRIYTAHQIRVFSVLKGTAPSQLTILTEGGQVDLTSQVLTNTLRLQAGEQGVFFLAPAAFTGVSGEAAWTPYASEQGFIRYELSDASATEPFRRYPLIGPEFYAELSRTLGQARREVQPNARLLTAQQRRQQPIVAAKGQAPVISVLSPATVAAGTGAVLTISGSGFGNERGTGLVEFRNADDGGATFVQAQPSDYVGWTDTQIRVKVPSYSTSGSPAGTGTVRVTTAGALQASSASLLTVPFAASNVLAQGTQTIVRPNHVNQNGEGGYTFRFERDFATNTAAAEAFQRALRTGWRCQTGVNWIIGAIRTTTTTGLDGENSVGFDSGAELPANVLGRTTSSYSGCTSPDGRITFHVKEIDMQFDDATSWQFGPGLPSTLQFDFESVVLHELGHAQQLGHVNTLTAALFYGVGRGRSNRALSANDRAGGRFVVRNRSFVPAGCGPGPMLPAPLVRLAAAYLGSAGAEVTWTTQDECLLSNFLVERAADTTAWQPVATVAAGAAANTYRVVDSQPLAGVSYYRLRLRRPDGVIDNAAPLLVKDNTVGDQVVQIYPNPVDGSQLRFLYTGATNGNLSVFVYDALGRGCKAIGIDTRAGFNVRSIDVSQLHPGWYVLRWRDPAGRMGTVPFVKVN; this is translated from the coding sequence TTGTTCTTATTAACCGGGCTGGCCCCGGCACCCGGCGCGGCCCAAAACGCGGAACCCGATACGCACTGCCTGCTGGTGCCCCTGGCCGCCGCCGAGCGGGCCCGGCAGTCGGGGGTGGTGGTAGAAGGCGAGGTGCTGGATGCCCGCAGCTTCTGGGACGCCGACCACCGCCGTATCTACACCGCCCACCAGATTCGGGTGTTCAGCGTGCTCAAAGGCACGGCGCCCAGTCAGCTCACTATTCTCACCGAAGGCGGGCAGGTTGACCTTACCTCGCAGGTGCTGACCAACACGCTGCGCCTGCAAGCCGGCGAACAGGGTGTCTTTTTCCTGGCTCCCGCGGCTTTCACCGGCGTATCGGGCGAAGCGGCCTGGACTCCCTACGCCAGTGAGCAGGGCTTTATTCGCTATGAGCTGAGCGACGCGTCGGCCACCGAGCCTTTCCGCCGCTATCCGCTGATTGGCCCGGAGTTTTACGCCGAGCTGAGCCGCACGCTGGGCCAGGCGCGCCGCGAGGTGCAGCCCAACGCCCGGCTGCTGACGGCCCAGCAACGCCGGCAGCAGCCCATAGTAGCCGCCAAAGGTCAGGCCCCGGTCATCAGTGTGCTGAGCCCGGCGACGGTGGCCGCCGGCACTGGGGCGGTGCTGACCATCAGCGGCTCGGGCTTTGGCAATGAGCGGGGCACGGGCCTGGTCGAGTTTCGCAATGCCGATGACGGCGGGGCCACTTTCGTGCAGGCTCAGCCTTCCGACTACGTGGGCTGGACCGACACCCAGATCCGGGTGAAGGTGCCTTCGTACAGTACCAGTGGCAGCCCGGCCGGCACGGGCACAGTGCGCGTGACGACTGCCGGCGCGCTGCAAGCCAGCAGTGCTTCCTTGCTTACGGTGCCGTTTGCCGCCAGCAACGTGCTGGCGCAGGGTACGCAAACCATCGTGCGGCCCAACCACGTCAACCAGAACGGTGAGGGAGGCTACACGTTCCGGTTTGAGCGGGACTTCGCCACCAATACGGCGGCAGCAGAGGCATTTCAACGCGCCCTGCGGACGGGCTGGCGGTGCCAGACGGGCGTCAACTGGATTATCGGCGCTATCCGCACGACCACCACGACCGGCCTGGACGGCGAAAACTCCGTGGGCTTCGACAGTGGCGCCGAGCTGCCGGCCAACGTGCTGGGCCGCACTACCAGCTCCTATTCGGGCTGCACCAGTCCCGATGGCCGCATTACGTTCCACGTCAAGGAAATCGACATGCAGTTTGACGACGCGACTAGCTGGCAGTTCGGCCCGGGGCTTCCCAGCACGCTACAGTTCGATTTCGAGTCGGTGGTGCTGCACGAGCTGGGCCACGCGCAGCAGCTGGGGCACGTCAATACGCTTACGGCGGCGCTGTTTTATGGGGTAGGGCGGGGCCGCTCGAACCGGGCGTTGAGTGCCAATGACCGGGCCGGGGGCCGTTTCGTGGTGCGCAACCGCAGCTTCGTGCCGGCGGGCTGCGGGCCGGGCCCCATGCTGCCCGCGCCGCTGGTGCGCCTAGCGGCCGCCTACCTGGGCAGCGCCGGGGCCGAAGTCACCTGGACGACGCAAGACGAATGCCTGCTCAGCAATTTCCTGGTGGAGCGGGCCGCCGACACTACGGCCTGGCAGCCGGTAGCCACGGTAGCCGCCGGCGCTGCCGCCAACACTTACCGTGTAGTCGACTCGCAGCCGCTGGCGGGCGTGAGCTACTACCGCCTGCGCCTGCGCCGGCCCGATGGCGTCATCGACAACGCCGCGCCCCTGCTGGTGAAAGACAATACCGTGGGCGACCAGGTCGTGCAGATCTACCCCAACCCCGTTGATGGTAGTCAGCTGCGCTTTCTCTACACCGGCGCTACCAACGGCAACCTGTCGGTGTTTGTGTATGATGCGCTGGGCCGGGGCTGCAAGGCCATCGGCATCGACACGCGCGCGGGATTCAACGTGCGCAGCATCGACGTAAGCCAGCTGCACCCCGGCTGGTACGTGCTGCGCTGGCGCGACCCGGCGGGCCGGATGGGCACGGTGCCCTTCGTAAAAGTGAATTAA